The following are encoded in a window of Diorhabda sublineata isolate icDioSubl1.1 chromosome 5, icDioSubl1.1, whole genome shotgun sequence genomic DNA:
- the LOC130443747 gene encoding RING finger protein 37, translated as MFNFVDSKLAPKVSCKSPATENYEVDNLISSNSVDRIRGFISYPSIKPPVDVEFVFLCPVNIHYIVLNTTVGNQKCSGIELFAKTEHLDYSSIGKSVYNAAGVIFCNSRKYSKYDSYPNFNTSFQKVFFKSDTFKYFLNATGIKVLIFRTDKSVPCLGSVEVWGIPSKTCSKVTVNTITKLATNRCTEFSPTQTIKTEEFIIPEDFKDDLTYEIMTIPMTLPCGKTIDQSTLEKHLESEKCFGRKPCDPFTGVKFNDSLKPVMNVALKSRIDMFMLQNSHRPELLNTKRILGRAISNSSESDTSRERMSVQCDEGDLEVAIANAKRSANFTIFTSDESNSTINKCGACKTESNFLYKILCNHLFCRSCLLELCQSLVCSICNKSFVKNDVKKCYF; from the coding sequence ATGTTCAACTTCGTTGATTCGAAATTGGCCCCAAAGGTTTCTTGCAAATCACCAGCAACTGAAAATTACGAGGTTGATAATCTTATCAGCAGTAATTCCGTGGACAGGATTCGGGGATTTATTTCGTATCCTTCAATTAAACCACCTGTAGAtgtagaatttgtttttttatgtccTGTTAATATCCACTACATTGTGTTGAATACAACTGTAGGAAATCAAAAATGTAGTGGTATAGAATTATTTGCAAAAACGGAACATTTAGATTACTCGTCCATTGGAAAATCCGTTTACAATGCTGCTGGGGTAATATTCTGTAATAGTAGAAAGtattcaaaatatgattcatatccaaattttaatacctctttccaaaaagtttttttcaaatctgatacctttaaatatttcttgaatGCTACGGGAATAAAAGTGTTAATTTTTCGTACAGATAAATCAGTGCCTTGCCTCGGAAGTGTGGAAGTTTGGGGCATTCCTTCAAAAACATGTTCCAAAGTTACTGTAAATACTATTACTAAACTTGCTACTAACAGATGTACTGAATTTTCTCCTACGCAAACTATTAAAACTGAAGAGTTCATAATTCCAGAAGATTTTAAAGATGATTTAACATATGAAATTATGACCATACCTATGACCTTACCATGTGGAAAAACTATAGATCAAAGTACATTAGAGAAACATTTAGAAAGTGAAAAGTGTTTTGGTAGAAAACCATGTGATCCTTTCACAGGTGTTAAGTTTAATGATAGTTTAAAACCAGTGATGAATGTAGCATTAAAAAGTAGAATAGACATGTTTATGCTACAGAACTCCCATAGGCCAGAATTACTTAATACAAAAAGAATATTAGGACGTGCTATTAGTAATTCTAGTGAAAGTGATACTTCAAGAGAAAGAATGTCAGTTCAATGTGATGAGGGTGATTTGGAGGTAGCAATAGCTAATGCTAAAAGAAGTGCAAACTTCACTATATTTACTAGTGACGAGTCAAATAGTACTATCAATAAGTGTGGTGCGTGTAAGACTGAatctaattttttgtataaaattctcTGCAATCATCTATTTTGTAGATCATGTTTATTGGAGCTTTGTCAAAGTTTGGTCTGctcaatttgtaataaaagttttgttaaaaacgatgttaaaaaatgttacttttaa
- the LOC130443744 gene encoding uncharacterized protein LOC130443744, giving the protein MDSFEESDSSEQENGFLLFLKRNSDEGTLYPLSEGTTTIGASLNADVRIKLEDVRLEAIHCVIEVNENRIATIINKSSKYPITVNNSIVRKARILRHEDLIEIFGKRIQYKNEFLTEQEIGEAEQKLPALYRNRKKSPIPISQTERKPIIVSKALPHSTSKRRMSLQEHRYKNQTHLLIPKVSHKLNMLKPPQSNAQRFSNNTNCSKDTSRKSNVKTPRQQVYARTSIRNSTKTRQSRNKIISFESENLQMSALSPLPKFSLSENDTEEDVFIDQSHTKESKNIGDLASLEYLLVPEKPICSESEIEENVSPTYSSPALNDEEKKLEFDESWQGNSVFASNISNNIQESGLDDSERTDDNVSSRKLSSTKKSTKKKSLNQSSASRKSLKRNQPDGILQKPKLEDNIFSTNVSLFRKTVGKRKSVQLNKSFTMEEQSCITDESIIPTSSSVRKSTGNKSLQIENYSHIAKIESKANTPKPSRLSVQQSFSNTTKYSGGNSIRKTNLKTPRQQQYARTTVSNSTKTVTRRSRNKIASDESEYLQISPFSPLSKYSMSETDTEDNSISYQNQNNNSDNYIIEDLSPLEYLVTSDNLKNDLKSPGTRKSRQRNGQESELEEKCSSHIFSITSAKTKKTRNSAPNKSLIRTPGKTLKMNQSEVVLRKSDTRESSVRKTTSNGRSTKSNKSFNMKKQSSSNDCGRVSRLSSVKKSITNNSKNQMPNRSNSSLSSTSAVEDLLDYEIESDTSKTKTLSSPIKSISNTSGSRLSSQFYTEENCEFSTILSEAGGDGQNKSQICTPNFRKATSSSLSKSVRLRSQSTNCSNFENQSLSPISLSTTADTSLEKSRRRSSTRASMSHVQTTTNYELSILANDSLDISRSEFEQHLSPSKMSSARKATKYTSSNSNSRASKEELISLEDVNNSVKNSKSLSNTLVNLSESEKTMSVSNVQDNVTKRPLRIRKSTAHDDFIYGSFTSEVSFKIDNSNKYDSTTLPLYTYINNKSCSTKESEYSNVNSTKDSEIVSTVSVLYDNDSLINATDANLNQRSSRSIVQTNLSTPNSPRVGSNISLPYQPITEDITPGTPVDNTEVDIGIKTPLNTPHLFKNIRKSVLQSRERKSVLQYQDRLKKSCNRYNKDTPSEKSKKRPRESAPIIRSNKRIKLTVDENHSYDEGLSSFTSFTSDEVFEEDDPHDVAAGTPKHIIDLTNKPVITYPLTRFSTKLQQNKPITVRKSLPSLDQIQNKAESLKSNRRSLQISTFSTTDVGETISESMPTIKSPTPKKKTNKVQKEPNNDLSNVEGVNRLFRTPRVPKTPKNDLTNIPPIKKFFTTPKQVNSPKNDLTSIPHIKKIFATPKKVNSPKNDLTDIPSVKNFFATPKKVNSPKNDLTNIPCVKKIFSTPRKINSPKNDLTKVPNLRKIMSPKQQNSPKNDLTDVRGIKKLLEPAREHKEPLNDLTDVHGLKKLMSTPKVQKQPLNDLSDVEGVANIFNTSVNQSLSNASDIENNEDLFNRIFNKKVLKTYRSKSMSPQKQFDAYGAIRKSIGDQPEVSPRVSVWVKEQKELKKKVAPIIRSKGKNKRKEFENVQCLTVSLTKEKTDASKESEKVKTKEELNFKTLETRSTRRKKENNEMEIASTSEEIEGRKDVEIDSDIQNLEGSSPNKKTRSKLKASHIVEENATPNSPKPVRGRRNATKKVKNIEEKVKDTVVAADTEVITLDSSKSNRRRRNKTNRTISNDTEPMTLDSPKPVRGKAIKKVKEIEKSSEDTVTVNKENITSNKDLDTLDSSKPVRGRRNATKKLEDTEEVTRSIEATTKNVRGNWNASKKADETEKSVEKIATFDSPKSVSGRRNATRKVAEIEEPVEDITSMINGDMKTTVRTRRNAGKNNTLDIEHLVEDSPKLTTRGRRNKKIVNYAESSERVKTNIPSVEENPVVDLPKVKKRGRRNINKNENIDNSLQETSKEETVVGKRGRKNATRKNTLRNTSSAPNSESEVKKQVDTKSILQESNSAVESPKVRKRKINQVESNIDGENCSNKNTPPANKRSKKKAVEDVKENLIERDVESIKSAKKSKISKEIDESEDKQQPVKKSTRAKKIAKKHESEVDDSPQVITTRRTRRKKVHFEI; this is encoded by the exons ATGGATAGTTTCGAAGAGAGTGACTCAAGTGAGCAGGAGAATGgttttctcttatttttaaaaaggaatAGTGATGAAGGAACACTATATCCTTTATCAGAAGGTACAACAACAATTGGAGCTTCTTTAAATGCAGATGTTCGAATAAAATTGGAAGATGTTCGTTTAGAAGCAATTCATTGTGTTATAGAGGTCAATGAAAACAGAATT GCGACAATTATTAACAAATCCTCTAAATATCCAATAACAGTGAACAATTCTATTGTTAGAAAAGCCAGAATTCTAAGACATGAGgatttaatcgaaatatttggaaaaaggattcaatataaaaatgaatttcttacAGAACAG GAAATTGGTGAGGCAGAACAGAAATTGCCTGCCTTatatagaaacagaaaaaaatcccCAATACCAATAAGCCAAACAGAAAG GAAACCGATTATAGTTTCCAAAGCTCTACCCCATTCCACATCTAAACGTCGTATGTCGCTACAAGAACATCGCTACAAGAATCAAACACATCTGCTAATTCCAAAAGTTTCACATAAACTTAATATGCTAAAACCACCCCAGTCGAATGCTCAACGTTTCTCAAACAATACGAATTGTTCTAAAGATACTTCTAGGAAGTCTAATGTGAAAACTCCTAGACAGCAAGTATACGCTAGAACTTCCATTAGAAATAGCACAAAAACAAGGCAaagcagaaataaaataatctcaTTTGAATCAGAAAACCTGCAAATGTCTGCATTGTCACCCTTACCAAAATTTTCTTTGAGTGAAAATGATACTGAAGAAGATGTATTTATAGATCAGTCTCATACTAAGGAATCTAAAAATATTGGAGATCTTGCTTCACTAGAATATTTGCTTGTGCCTGAAAAACCTATTTGCTCAGAgtctgaaattgaagaaaatgtatCACCCACATATTCATCTCCAGCTTTAAATGAcgaggaaaaaaaattagaatttgatGAATCTTGGCAGGGTAATAGTGTATTTGCCTCAAATATAAGCAATAATATACAAGAGTCAGGTCTTGATGACTCTGAAAGAACAGATGATAATGTTTCTTCTAGAAAATTATCTTCAACTAAAaaaagtacaaagaaaaaatcctTAAATCAATCGTCTGCCTCtagaaaatctttgaaaagGAATCAACCAGATGGGATAttacaaaaacccaaattggAAGATAATATATTCTCTACCAATGTATCCTTATTTAGAAAGACAGTTGGTAAAAGAAAATCAGTACAATTGAATAAGTCATTCACTATGGAAGAACAAAGTTGTATTACTGATGAAAGCATTATACCAACATCTTCCTCAGTTAGAAAGAGCACGGGGAACAAATCTCtccaaatagaaaattattcacaCATTGCAAAGATTGAATCTAAAGCAAATACTCCCAAGCCATCCCGGTTAAGCGTGCAACAAAGTTTCTCAAACACCACTAAGTATTCTGGAGGAAACTCCATAAggaaaactaatttaaaaaccCCTAGACAGCAACAATATGCTAGAACTACTGTCAGTAATAGTACAAAGACTGTAACAAGACGAAGTAGAAATAAGATAGCCTCAGATGAATCTGAATACCTGCAAATATCTCCGTTTTCACCTTTATCAAAATACTCAATGAGTGAAACTGATACTGAAGACAATTCGATTAGTtaccaaaatcaaaataacaattctGACAATTATATAATTGAAGATCTTTCTCCGCTAGAGTATTTGGTTACATCTGATAATCTCAAAAATGATCTTAAGTCGCCTGGTACTAGAAAGTCGAGGCAAAGAAATGGCCAAGAATCCgaacttgaagaaaaatgttcCTCACATATATTCTCAATTACCAGCGCGAAAACTAAGAAAACTAGAAATAGTGCACCAAACAAGTCTCTGATTCGGACGCCAGGAAAAACGTTAAAAATGAATCAGTCAGAAGTTGTACTTAGAAAATCAGATACAAGAGAATCCTCAGTTAGAAAGACAACAAGTAATGGAAGATCAACAAAATCAAACAAGTCATTCAATATGAAGAAACAAAGCTCTAGTAATGATTGTGGTAGAGTATCAAGATTATCATCTGTTAAAAAGAGcataacaaataattcaaaaaatcagATGCCAAATAGATCAAACTCTAGCCTGTCCTCAACTAGTGCTGTAGAAGATCTTCTTGATTATGAGATTGAAAGTGATACttcaaaaactaaaacattatCTTCACCTATAAAAAGCATTTCAAATACATCTGGTTCTAGACTATCATCTCAATTTTATACCGAAGAGAATTgtgaattttctacaatattatCTGAGGCTGGAGGTGATGGACAGAACAAATCACAGATTTGCACACCAAACTTTAGGAAAGCGACATCATCTTCCTTAAGTAAAAGTGTAAGGCTAAGATCTCAAAGTACCAATTGCTCCAATTTTGAGAATCAGTCGCTTTCTCCAATTAGCTTGTCCACAACTGCAGATACTTCACTAGAAAAATCTAGGAGAAGGTCTTCAACTAGAGCAAGTATGTCTCATGTACAGACAACAACAAATTATGAACTGTCGATCCTAGCAAATGATTCCCTAGATATCAGTAGATCTGAATTTGAACAGCATCTTTCCCCTTCGAAAATGTCTTCTGCGAGAAAGGCCACAAAATATACATCATCTAACAGTAACAGTAGAGCATCTAAAGAAGAACTTATAAGTTTGGAGGATGTGAACAATTCTGTAAAGAATTCAAAGAGTCTTAGTAATACATTAGTGAACTTGTCTGAATCAGAGAAAACAATGAGTGTGTCAAATGTACAAGATAATGTAACTAAAAGACCTCTTAGAATCAGAAAATCTACTGCTCACGATGATTTCATTTATGGTTCATTTACTTCTGAAGTTTCTTTCAAAATAGATAATTCCAATAAATATGATTCTACCACTCTTCccttatatacatatataaataataagagtTGTTCAACAAAGGAATCTGAATACTCCAACGTAAATTCTACTAAAGACAGTGAGATTGTTTCTACAGTTTCTGTATTGTATGACAATGATAGTTTAATAAATGCCACCGATGCTAATTTAAATCAAAGAAGTAGTCGTTCAATTGTTCAAACCAATTTGTCAACTCCAAACAGCCCAAGAGTTGGAAG cAATATATCTCTACCATACCAACCCATCACTGAGGATATAACACCAGGAACACCTGTTGATAATACAGAAGTTGACATAGGTATCAAAACTCCACTCAATACTCCTCATctcttcaaaaatataagaaaatctGTCTTACAATCTCGAGAAAGAAAATCTGTTTTACAATATCAAGACAGACTTAAAAAATCATGCAACCGTTATAATAAAGATACACCTTCAGAGAAGTCCAAAAAGAGACCTAGGGAATCTGCTCCTATTATTAGGTCTAATAAAAGGATCAAATTAACAGTAGATGAAAATCATAGTTACGATGAg GGGCTTTCTTCATTCACCTCTTTCACTTCTGATGAAGTGTTTGAAGAAGATGATCCTCATGATGTAGCAGCTGGTACTCCTAAACATATCATTGACCTAACGAATAAACCTGTCATTACATATCCTTTAACTAGATTTTCCACAAAGCTCCAACAGAATAAACCTATCACTGTGAGAAAGTCTTTACCATCTTTagatcaaattcaaaataaggCAGAATCTTTAAAATCTAATAGAAGATCTTTACAAATAAGTACTTTCTCGACTACAGATGTAGGTGAAACTATTTCAGAGTCAATGCCTACAATTAAATCCCCAACACctaaaaagaaaactaacaaAGTTCAGAAAGAGCCTAATAATGATTTGTCGAATGTAGAAGGTGTTAATAGACTATTTAGAACTCCCAGAGTACCAAAAACACCTAAAAATGATTTAACAAATATACCACCTATAAAGAAGTTTTTTACAACTCCTAAACAAGTAAATTCACCTAAAAATGATTTGACAAGTATCCCACATATCAAAAAGATCTTCGCAACTCCCAAAAAGGTCAATTCACCTAAAAATGATTTAACAGATATACCAAGTGTCAAAAATTTCTTCGCTACACCAAAAAAAGTAAATTCTCCTAAAAATGATCTAACAAATATACCATGTGTCAAGAAAATCTTCTCCACtcctagaaaaataaattctccTAAGAACGATTTGACAAAAGTACcgaatttacgaaaaattatgTCTCCTAAACAACAAAATTCTCCTAAAAATGATTTAACTGACGTAAGAGGAATAAAGAAGTTGTTAGAACCTGCTCGAGAACACAAAGAGCCTCTTAATGATTTAACTGATGTTCATggcttgaaaaaattgatgag taCGCCCAAAGTCCAAAAACAACCATTGAATGATCTTAGCGACGTAGAAGGAgttgcaaatattttcaatacttcaGTTAATCAAAGTTTAAGTAACGCCAGcgatatagaaaataatgaagatctatttaatagaattttcaacaaaaaagtcCTGAAAACGTACAGATCAAAGAGCATGTCTCCTCAAAAACAATTCGATGCTTATGGGGCCATCAGAAAATCTATTGGAGATCAACCTGAAGTTAGCCCCCGAGTTTCTGTTTGGGTTAAAGAACAGAAGGAATTAAAGAAGAA GGTTGCTCCAATAATACGAAGTAaaggaaaaaacaaaagaaaagaatttgaaaatgtccAGTGCCTCACAGTGTCTTTAACAAAAGAGAAAACAGATGCTTCTAAAGAATCAGAAAAGGTCAAAACAAAAGAAGAGCTTAACTTCAAAACTTTGGAAACAAGAAGTACCCGgaggaaaaaggaaaataacGAAATGGAAATTGCTAGTACTTCTGAAGAAATAGAAGGAAGAAAAGACGTTGAAATTGACTCAGATATTCAGAACCTCGAAGGTTCATctccaaataaaaaaacaagaagCAAGTTGAAAGCCTCACACATTGTTGAAGAAAATGCAACTCCTAATTCTCCAAAGCCCGTTAGAGGAAGACGAAATGCTACCAAGAAAGtaaaaaacattgaagaaaaagTTAAAGATACAGTGGTTGCTGCTGATACAGAAGTCATCACTTTGGATTCTTCCAAATCTAATAGGAGAAGACGAAACAAAACTAACAGAACGATTTCAAATGACACAGAACCCATGACTTTAGATTCTCCTAAGCCAGTTAGAGGTAAAGCTATTAAGAAGGTAAAAGAAATCGAGAAATCCTCTGAAGATACTGTGACTGTTAATAAGGAGAATATTACAAGTAATAAAGATTTAGACACTTTAGATTCATCTAAACCTGTTCGAGGAAGAAGAAACGCTACCAAGAAGTTGGAAGATACTGAAGAGGTAACAAGAAGTATAGAGGCGACTACTAAGAATGTTAGGGGAAATTGGAATGCTAGTAAGAAGGCTGACGAAACAGAGAAATCGGTGGAAAAAATTGCTACATTTGATTCACCTAAATCTGTTTCTGGAAGAAGAAATGCTACTAGAAAAGTAGCAGAAATTGAAGAACCTGTTGAAGATATTACATCAATGATTAATGGTGATATGAAAACCACTGTTAGAACAAGACGTAATGCTGGCAAGAACAACACACTAGACATAGAACATTTAGTAGAAGATTCACCTAAATTGACTACTAGAGGAagaaggaataaaaaaatagtaaattatgcTGAATCTTCAGAGAGGGTGAAAACTAATATACCTTCTGTGGAGGAAAACCCAGTTGTGGATTTGCCAAAAGTTaaaaaaagaggaagaagaaatataaataaaaacgaaaatattgataattccTTACAAGAAACGTCTAAGGAAGAAACAGTAGTTGGGAAGAGAGGCAGAAAAAATGCTACTAGGAAGAACACCTTGAGAAACACTTCATCTGCGCCAAACTCCGAATCTGAAGTCAAAAAACAAGTTGATACCAAATCTATTTTACAGGAATCTAATTCTGCTGTTGAGAGTCCAAAagtaagaaaaagaaaaataaatcaagttgAATCAAATATAGACGGTGAGAATTGTTCCAATAAAAATACTCCACCTGCTAATAAAAGGAGTAAAAAAAAAGCAGTCGAAGATGTAAAGGAAAATCTTATCGAAAGAGACGTTGAATCAATCAAATCGgcgaaaaaatcgaaaataagcAAAGAAATAGATGAAAGTGAAGATAAACAACAACCTGTAAAGAAATCGACGCGTGCAAAAAAGATTGCAAAAAAACATGAATCAGAAGTAGATGATTCGCCTCAGGTAATAACAACGAGAAGAACGAGACGAAAAAAAGTACactttgaaatttaa